The following coding sequences are from one Biomphalaria glabrata chromosome 8, xgBioGlab47.1, whole genome shotgun sequence window:
- the LOC106059423 gene encoding cytochrome c oxidase assembly factor 5-like produces MPKFYEDVEETKQKKKHPCEGLRDDLLECISKTDCVRKDKKTPRECLHDPLIPEKCAMFRNAFFECKRSLLDMRTRFRGRRYY; encoded by the exons atgCCAAAATTTTATGAAGATGTTGAGGAAACTaagcaaaaaaagaaacatcCATGTGAAGGTCTGAGAGATGATCTCCTGGAGTGCATATCTAAAACTGACTGCGTCAGAAAG GATAAGAAAACACCCAGAGAGTGTCTGCATGACCCACTAATACCAGAGAAATGTGCCATGTTTAGAAATGCTTTCTTTGAATGCAAGAGATCTTTG TTGGACATGAGAACAAGATTTAGAGGAAGAAGATATTACTAA